The following are encoded in a window of Syngnathoides biaculeatus isolate LvHL_M chromosome 3, ASM1980259v1, whole genome shotgun sequence genomic DNA:
- the LOC133498158 gene encoding interleukin-18 receptor accessory protein-like — translation MLTAGSILLFLVVVLPVFLAGCCVKGRQRNIEGPRTNTTRLHYRAVEGEMFLMPCAHQKVAWAKIGADGEANGGFYFDCGREFRIEAAHSGNYTLPPGKTFLHLQVLAKEKLPCYKAEEGGVTLVAGQGGEIRCPAFACTLSTGVTWYKGDKRVSEQLRDSCETGGRLRLCTVRQHDTGRYFCDAHFEQEGAPWTFRSPVHVTAVPYKEVHSSPRITIPDDNAAEEVELGAPHTLRCQVYFLYDVDFPPRVQWYVNYGGGVTDTTALRNQSQQQERVTFIEVKVTRTAVIQEVTALHINHTYTCTATNSFGSSSVTVMLKRKIQEERPSLVGYPLAMLLLVGGMGVVLHVKWLELQLIYISRFRRGKVDAAEKEFDVFLSYVWTPPCEGAYLTRSSGSGDYPSSLEPFKSEGAIGDWTPPPEVLLPTVLEARWGYRLCLLERDTLPGGAYTNDVVGGIRRSQILICILSAEYLSNSNAVFVLESGIRVMLQSSTLQILLIHTSKTSTAFVELDSPPPSLVLRALKVLPSLDWSSGQSENASVKFWRSLRKALPKRRVHASRAHFGQNKF, via the exons atgttgacagctggaagtATTCTGTTGTTTTTGGTCGTCGTCCTTCCAGTTTTTTTGGCAGGATGCTGTGTGAAAGGCCGTCAACGTAATATCGAAG GTCCTCGCACGAATACGACACGGCTGCACTATCGAGCCGTGGAGGGTGAAATGTTTCTGATGCCGTGCGCGCATCAGAAGGTCGCGTGGGCCAAGATCGGCGCGGACGGCGAAGCAAAtggaggcttttattttgactgtGGAAGGGAGTTCCGGATCGAGGCCGCGCATTCAGGAAATTACACTCTGCCTCCTGG CAAAACGTTCCTCCATCTGCAGGTGCTGGCGAAAGAGAAGCTGCCGTGTTACAAGGCCGAGGAGGGCGGCGTCACGCTGGTCGCGGGTCAGGGCGGGGAAATCCGCTGCCCCGCTTTCGCCTGTACGCTCAGCACGGGGGTCACCTGGTACAAG GGCGACAAAAGGGTGTCGGAACAGCTCCGGGACTCCTGTGAGACCGGCGGCCGCTTGCGTCTCTGCACCGTTCGCCAACACGACACGGGGCGATATTTTTGTGACGCGCATTTCGAACAGGAAGGAGCGCCCTGGACCTTCAGGAGTCCGGTCCACGTAACGGCCGTGC CCTATAAAGAAGTGCATTCCTCGCCTCGGATTACAATTCCTGATGACAACGCAGCGGAGGAAGTGGAGCTTG GAGCGCCTCACACTCTAAGATGTCAGGTATATTTTCTCTATGATGTCGACTTTCCGCCACGAGTGCAATGGTACGTGAATTACGGCGGCGGCGTGACGGACACGACGGCGCTGCGCAACCAGAGCCAACA ACAGGAACGTGTGACCTTCATAGAGGTCAAGGTCACACGGACCGCCGTCATACAGGAAGTGACGGCGCTCCATATCAACCACACGTACACGTGCACAGCCACAAACTCATTTGGGAGCAGCAGCGTCACGGTCATGCTCAAGCGGAAAATTCAAG AGGAACGTCCGTCGCTGGTCGGTTATCCGCTCGCGATGTTACTGCTGGTCGGCGGGATGGGCGTCGTTTTGCACGTGAAATGGTTGGAACTTCAACTTATTTACATTTCACGCTTTCGACGTGGGAAAGTCGACGCAG CTGAGAAAGagtttgacgtgtttttgtcttACGTGTGGACACCTCCGTGTGAGGGAGCATATTTGACCCGATCCTCGGGATCAGGAG ATTATCCATCTTCGCTAGAGCCGTTCAAGTCTGAGGGTGCAATCGGCGATTGGACGCCGCCACCCGAGGTTCTGCTTCCCACGGTTTTGGAGGCCCGCTGGGGATATCGGCTGTGTTTGCTGGAGAGGGACACGCTTCCCGGTGGAG CCTACACGAACGACGTGGTCGGCGGAATACGAAGAAGTCAAATCCTCATCTGCATTTTGTCCGCCGAGTATTTGTCCAACAGCAACGCTGTGTTCGTTCTGGAATCGGGAATACGG GTTATGCTGCAGAGCTCGACTCTTCAAATTCTCCTCATACACACAAGTAAAACCTCTACAGCGTTCGTAGAGCTGGATTCGCCCCCGCCCTCGTTGGTCCTCAGGGCCTTGAAGGTGCTCCCCAGCCTGGACTGGAGTTCGGGACAAAGTGAAAACGCAAGCGTCAAGTTCTGGAGGTCGCTGAGGAAGGCCTTACCCAAACGCAGGGTACACGCGTCACGTGCTCATTTCGGACAAAACAAGTTTTGA
- the LOC133498157 gene encoding PEST proteolytic signal-containing nuclear protein-like, with amino-acid sequence MRRRRRTRRRRNRRRRSSISIQLKMANFDRNSRGHRDDRGPLEEGGRVKTKPVSCSTVGGGASKLKRTSQHLSSEDEDESPSDPPAPRKASKIGFGVSSQTAKKANPISIKLGANKPKEPAPAPPPKKLGLASVFNEDDDSEPEEMPPEAKMRMKNIGRETPTSAGPNSFNKGKQGFSDNQKLWERKLKAQSDK; translated from the exons ATGCGAAGAAGACGAAGAACCAGAAGACGaagaaacagaagaagaagaagcagcattTCCATTCAACTCAAAATGGCGAACTTCGATCGCAACAGTCGAGGCCACCGCGACGACAGAG GGCCGCTGGAGGAGGGAGGCAGAGTGAAAACTAAGCCTGTCTCTTGTAGCACGGTGGGCGGAGGAGCAAGCAAACTCAAACGCACATCCCAGCATCTTTCATCCGAGGACGAGGACGAAAGCCCGTCAGACCCACCAGCGCCCCGCAAAGCCTCCAAAATAGGCTTCGGCGTGAGCAGCCAAACCGCGAAAAAGGCCAATCCCATATCGATCAAGCTTGGTGCAAAT AAGCCCAAAGAGCCAGCACCAGCGCCTCCACCCAAAAAGCTTGGACTGGCGTCTGTTTtcaatgaggatgatgat AGTGAGCCTGAGGAGATGCCCCCGGAGGCGAAGATGAGGATGAAGAATATTGGCAG GGAGACGCCGACATCAGCCGGACCCAATTCCTTCAACAAGGGCAAGCAGGGCTTCTCCGACAATCAAAAACTTTGGGAGAGGAAGCTGAAAGCACAAAGCGACAAATAG
- the stk16 gene encoding serine/threonine-protein kinase 16 isoform X1, which translates to MGQTMCICSRGSITIDSKKYYFLQKLDEGGFSYVDLVEGVKDGRFYALKRILCHDREGRQEAQTEVEMHQMFNHPNILGLVAHTFVERNGKSEAWLLLPYIRKGSLWSVLEKLQEKGSAMPEKQILKIFRGICSGLKAIHDKGYAHRCDEATVKVSQTNTQNQHRRTRDLGGSDLKPTNVLLNEDDSPVLMDLGSMNRARVEVRGSREAMTLQDWAAQRCTISYRAPELFNVESYCVIDERTDIWSLGCVLYSMMVLEGPYDLVFQRGDSVALAVQNPVVLPQPCSYSEGLQLLLGSIMVSNPQERPDISWVLEQVQDLQSCSPNTQTNMV; encoded by the exons ATGGGGCAGACTATGTGCATCTGCTCCCGTGGCTCCATCACCATTGATAGCAAAAAATACTACTTCTTGCAGAAACTTGACGAGGG TGGTTTCAGTTACGTGGACCTTGTTGAAGGAGTGAAGGATGGTCGCTTCTATGCCCTGAAGAGGATCCTGTGTCACGATCGAGAAGGCCGCCAGGAGGCCCAGACGGAGGTGGAGATGCACCAGATGTTCAATCACCCCAATATACTCGGCCTCGTGGCGCACACCTTTGTCGAGCGCAACGGAAAGAGCGAAGCCTGGCTGCTTCTGCCTTACATAAGA AAAGGCAGTCTGTGGTCGGTTCTGGAGAAGCTTCAAGAAAAGGGGAGCGCCATGCCTGAAAAGCAGATTTTGAAAATCTTTCGGGGGATCTGTTCTGGTCTCAAGGCCATCCATGACAAAGGTTACGCGCACCG GTGTGATGAAGCTACCGTTAAAGTCTCTCAAACCAACACACAGAACCAACACAGAAGAACCCGAGATTTGGGAGGCTC CGATCTTAAACCTACAAATGTGCTTCTGAACGAGGACGACAGCCCCGTCCTGATGGACTTGGGCTCGATGAACAGAGCGCGTGTCGAG GTCCGGGGATCCAGAGAAGCAATGACTCTGCAGGACTGGGCTGCCCAGCGATGCACCATTTCCTACCGGGCCCCTGAGCTCTTCAATGTGGAGAGCTACTGTGTTATTGATGAGCGCACAGATATCTGG TCACTCGGCTGCGTGTTATACTCCATGATGGTGCTGGAGGGGCCCTATGACCTCGTCTTTCAGAGAGGCGACAGTGTCGCCCTGGCAGTTCAGAATCCCGTGGTCCTTCCCCAACCCTGCAG CTACTCGGAGGGGCTGCAGTTGCTGCTGGGCTCCATCATGGTGTCCAACCCCCAGGAGAGACCCGACATCAGCTGGGTCCTCGAGCAGGTACAGGACCTGCAGAGTTGCAGCCCAAATACTCAAACCAATATGGTCTGA
- the stk16 gene encoding serine/threonine-protein kinase 16 isoform X2 encodes MGQTMCICSRGSITIDSKKYYFLQKLDEGGFSYVDLVEGVKDGRFYALKRILCHDREGRQEAQTEVEMHQMFNHPNILGLVAHTFVERNGKSEAWLLLPYIRKGSLWSVLEKLQEKGSAMPEKQILKIFRGICSGLKAIHDKGYAHRDLKPTNVLLNEDDSPVLMDLGSMNRARVEVRGSREAMTLQDWAAQRCTISYRAPELFNVESYCVIDERTDIWSLGCVLYSMMVLEGPYDLVFQRGDSVALAVQNPVVLPQPCSYSEGLQLLLGSIMVSNPQERPDISWVLEQVQDLQSCSPNTQTNMV; translated from the exons ATGGGGCAGACTATGTGCATCTGCTCCCGTGGCTCCATCACCATTGATAGCAAAAAATACTACTTCTTGCAGAAACTTGACGAGGG TGGTTTCAGTTACGTGGACCTTGTTGAAGGAGTGAAGGATGGTCGCTTCTATGCCCTGAAGAGGATCCTGTGTCACGATCGAGAAGGCCGCCAGGAGGCCCAGACGGAGGTGGAGATGCACCAGATGTTCAATCACCCCAATATACTCGGCCTCGTGGCGCACACCTTTGTCGAGCGCAACGGAAAGAGCGAAGCCTGGCTGCTTCTGCCTTACATAAGA AAAGGCAGTCTGTGGTCGGTTCTGGAGAAGCTTCAAGAAAAGGGGAGCGCCATGCCTGAAAAGCAGATTTTGAAAATCTTTCGGGGGATCTGTTCTGGTCTCAAGGCCATCCATGACAAAGGTTACGCGCACCG CGATCTTAAACCTACAAATGTGCTTCTGAACGAGGACGACAGCCCCGTCCTGATGGACTTGGGCTCGATGAACAGAGCGCGTGTCGAG GTCCGGGGATCCAGAGAAGCAATGACTCTGCAGGACTGGGCTGCCCAGCGATGCACCATTTCCTACCGGGCCCCTGAGCTCTTCAATGTGGAGAGCTACTGTGTTATTGATGAGCGCACAGATATCTGG TCACTCGGCTGCGTGTTATACTCCATGATGGTGCTGGAGGGGCCCTATGACCTCGTCTTTCAGAGAGGCGACAGTGTCGCCCTGGCAGTTCAGAATCCCGTGGTCCTTCCCCAACCCTGCAG CTACTCGGAGGGGCTGCAGTTGCTGCTGGGCTCCATCATGGTGTCCAACCCCCAGGAGAGACCCGACATCAGCTGGGTCCTCGAGCAGGTACAGGACCTGCAGAGTTGCAGCCCAAATACTCAAACCAATATGGTCTGA